The following are from one region of the Streptomyces decoyicus genome:
- a CDS encoding ABC transporter family substrate-binding protein has protein sequence MTDHDHPSGRRTACRGRRCAALIAAGVLLPLPALTGCSDDTRDTSVATSQDIAPAPRGELKNGGTLRWAVDAMPGTMNAFQSDADTTTTRITGAVLPSMFTIDASGRPQRNADYLDAADISTRDPKQVVTYKINPKARWSNGTAITAADFIAQWTALRGKDNAFWTARNAGYDRIAKVEQGAGAHEVKVTFARPYADWRSLFTPLYPRSVMGSADAFNDGAREQLKVGAGPFLVQKRDAEAGQVVLVRNPKWWGEPAKLKKIVLESLPGDKRAAALANGSVDVAAVDQVAAKRVASARRAASHGPKKAGDGNAAPQGDKNRAGARSDAKTVAAENAALRGYTIRKALEPAYTQLALNGSSGPLADDRVRRAVARAIDRQVLADTVLKPLDLPSRPLGSHLLMAEQYGYQDHSDALGGQDTGAAKALLADAGWKSDGADRQQAGERAGAPAPDAGRADGDEDGFDPSDDRYGDEPADDRSDGGYDAGADDRNPARSGHAAPPAKGDREGVRPAAAEAPLSFTGAVGSEVQQSALLRQSASFYKEAAAGEKEDADGDTESAAYAKYKRYKRRAAQALGAAEMIETGQAPHLPGSGGHPGALHAAAERRADAAAAPQPAGHKEARIAAVRKNGRPLTLRFVLPDGAGSEQLRTVGRQIATMLGKIGIQTSLQRVSDASYFQDHIASGDFDLALYSWPGTAYPATDARPIYAKPQPAPDGSLTVEQNYTRVGTDHIDQLFDQAASELDEGAARTLMAQTDARIWAAAGSIPLYQRPELVATKKTLANVGAFGFGTPRFQDIGYQK, from the coding sequence ATGACCGACCACGACCACCCCTCAGGCCGCCGCACGGCGTGCCGCGGACGCCGCTGTGCCGCGCTCATCGCGGCGGGGGTGCTGCTCCCGCTGCCGGCCCTGACCGGATGCAGCGACGACACCCGGGACACGTCCGTCGCGACGTCCCAGGACATCGCGCCCGCACCCCGTGGCGAGCTGAAGAACGGCGGCACCCTGCGCTGGGCCGTCGACGCGATGCCCGGCACCATGAACGCCTTCCAGTCCGACGCCGACACGACCACCACGCGGATCACCGGCGCGGTGCTGCCCAGCATGTTCACCATCGACGCGAGCGGCCGGCCGCAGCGCAACGCCGACTACCTGGACGCCGCGGACATCAGCACCCGCGACCCCAAGCAGGTCGTCACCTACAAGATCAATCCCAAGGCGCGGTGGAGCAACGGAACGGCCATCACCGCTGCCGACTTCATCGCCCAGTGGACCGCGCTGCGCGGTAAGGACAACGCCTTCTGGACCGCCCGCAACGCCGGCTACGACCGGATCGCGAAGGTCGAACAGGGTGCGGGCGCCCACGAGGTCAAGGTCACCTTCGCCCGGCCCTATGCCGACTGGCGGTCCCTGTTCACCCCGCTCTACCCCAGGAGCGTGATGGGCAGCGCCGACGCCTTCAACGACGGCGCGCGCGAGCAGCTCAAGGTCGGTGCCGGTCCGTTCCTGGTCCAGAAGCGGGACGCCGAGGCGGGCCAGGTCGTCCTCGTACGCAACCCGAAGTGGTGGGGCGAGCCCGCCAAGCTCAAGAAGATCGTGCTGGAGTCACTGCCCGGGGACAAGCGGGCCGCGGCGCTCGCCAACGGGAGCGTCGATGTCGCCGCGGTCGACCAGGTCGCCGCGAAGCGGGTCGCCTCCGCCCGCCGCGCCGCATCCCACGGCCCCAAGAAGGCCGGCGACGGCAATGCGGCCCCGCAGGGCGACAAGAACCGGGCCGGTGCCCGGTCGGACGCCAAGACCGTCGCCGCGGAGAACGCCGCACTGCGCGGCTACACCATCCGCAAGGCGCTCGAGCCCGCCTACACCCAGCTCGCCCTCAACGGCAGCAGCGGGCCGCTGGCCGACGACCGAGTGCGCCGCGCGGTGGCCCGCGCCATCGACCGCCAGGTGCTCGCGGACACCGTCCTCAAGCCGCTCGACCTGCCGTCCCGCCCGCTCGGCAGCCATCTGCTGATGGCCGAGCAGTACGGCTACCAGGACCACAGCGATGCGCTCGGCGGCCAGGACACCGGTGCGGCCAAGGCGCTGCTCGCGGATGCCGGCTGGAAGAGCGACGGCGCCGACCGTCAGCAGGCCGGCGAGAGAGCGGGCGCACCGGCACCGGACGCGGGACGTGCCGACGGGGACGAGGACGGCTTCGACCCGTCGGACGACCGGTACGGGGACGAGCCCGCCGACGACCGGTCGGACGGCGGATACGACGCCGGTGCCGACGACCGCAACCCGGCCCGCTCCGGCCACGCCGCCCCGCCCGCCAAGGGCGACCGGGAAGGCGTCCGGCCCGCCGCGGCCGAGGCCCCGCTGTCCTTCACGGGCGCGGTGGGCTCCGAGGTCCAGCAGTCCGCCCTGCTGCGGCAGAGCGCCTCGTTCTACAAGGAGGCGGCCGCCGGTGAGAAGGAGGACGCGGACGGTGACACCGAGTCCGCGGCGTACGCCAAGTACAAGCGGTACAAGAGGCGCGCGGCACAGGCGCTCGGCGCCGCCGAAATGATCGAGACCGGACAGGCCCCGCATCTGCCGGGGTCCGGCGGCCACCCGGGCGCCCTGCACGCGGCCGCCGAGCGGCGCGCCGACGCGGCGGCCGCACCGCAGCCGGCCGGTCACAAGGAGGCCAGGATCGCCGCCGTCAGGAAGAACGGCAGGCCGCTCACCCTGCGCTTCGTGCTCCCCGACGGGGCCGGCTCGGAGCAGCTGCGCACCGTCGGGCGGCAGATCGCCACGATGCTCGGCAAGATCGGCATCCAGACCTCCCTCCAGCGGGTCTCCGACGCCAGCTACTTCCAGGACCACATCGCCTCCGGCGACTTCGACCTGGCGCTGTACTCCTGGCCCGGCACCGCCTACCCGGCGACCGACGCCCGGCCGATCTACGCCAAGCCGCAGCCCGCGCCCGACGGCTCGCTGACCGTCGAGCAGAACTACACCCGGGTCGGCACCGACCACATCGACCAGCTCTTCGACCAGGCCGCCTCCGAGCTGGACGAGGGCGCCGCGCGCACGCTGATGGCGCAGACCGACGCCCGGATCTGGGCGGCCGCCGGATCGATTCCGCTCTACCAGCGGCCCGAGCTGGTGGCCACGAAGAAGACGCTCGCCAACGTCGGCGCCTTCGGCTTCGGCACGCCCCGCTTCCAGGACATCGGCTACCAGAAGTAG
- the typA gene encoding translational GTPase TypA: MPTRHDIRNVAIVAHVDHGKTTLVDAMLKQAGAFAEHAAEKLDDRMMDSNDLEREKGITILAKNTAVKYHPKDGGDPITINIIDTPGHADFGGEVERGLSMVDAVVLLVDASEGPLPQTRFVLRKALSARMPVILCINKTDRPDSRIDEVVNETYDLFLDLDADEDQIEFPIVYACARDGVASLTKPEDGTVPADSENLQPFFTTLLEHAPAPEYDEEAPLQAHVTNLDADNFLGRIALLRVEQGELKKGQTVAWIKRDGTMSNVRITELMMTEALTRKPAEKAGPGDICAVAGIPDIMIGETLADPENPIALPLITVDEPAISMTIGTNTSPLVGKGGKGHKVTARQVKDRLDRELIGNVSLRVLDTERPDAWEVQGRGELALAILVETMRREGFELTVGKPEVVTKEIDGKLHEPIERLTIDSPEEHLGAITQLMATRKGRMETMTNHGSGWIRMEWIVPSRGLIGFRTEFLTQTRGTGIAHSLFEGHEPWFGELRTRHNGSLVADRAGSVTPFAMINLQERGVIFTEPGTEVYEGMIIGENSRSDDMDVNITKEKKLTNMRAASADTTENVVPPRKLSLEQSLEFCRDDECIEVTPETVRIRKVVLDQKERGRTASRAKR; encoded by the coding sequence ATGCCCACGCGCCACGACATTCGTAACGTAGCCATCGTCGCCCACGTCGACCATGGGAAGACGACCCTCGTCGACGCCATGCTCAAGCAGGCCGGCGCCTTCGCCGAACACGCCGCCGAGAAGCTCGACGACCGGATGATGGACTCCAACGACCTGGAGCGTGAGAAGGGCATCACGATCCTCGCCAAGAACACGGCGGTGAAGTATCACCCCAAGGACGGCGGGGACCCGATCACGATCAACATCATCGACACCCCCGGCCACGCCGACTTCGGTGGCGAGGTCGAGCGCGGTCTGTCGATGGTGGACGCGGTCGTCCTTCTGGTCGACGCCTCCGAGGGCCCGCTCCCGCAGACCCGCTTCGTGCTCCGCAAGGCCCTCTCGGCCCGGATGCCGGTCATCCTGTGCATCAACAAGACCGACCGCCCCGACTCCCGGATCGACGAGGTCGTCAACGAGACCTACGACCTCTTCCTGGACCTGGACGCGGACGAGGACCAGATCGAGTTCCCGATCGTCTACGCCTGCGCCCGTGACGGCGTCGCCTCGCTGACCAAGCCGGAGGACGGCACCGTCCCCGCCGACAGCGAGAACCTCCAGCCGTTCTTCACCACGCTGCTGGAGCACGCCCCGGCGCCGGAGTACGACGAGGAGGCCCCGCTCCAGGCCCACGTCACCAACCTCGACGCGGACAACTTCCTCGGCCGCATCGCGCTGCTCCGAGTCGAGCAGGGCGAGCTGAAGAAGGGCCAGACCGTCGCGTGGATCAAGCGTGACGGCACCATGTCCAACGTCCGCATCACCGAGCTGATGATGACCGAGGCGCTCACCCGCAAGCCCGCCGAGAAGGCCGGCCCGGGCGACATCTGCGCCGTCGCCGGTATCCCCGACATCATGATCGGCGAGACGCTGGCCGACCCGGAGAACCCGATCGCGCTGCCGCTGATCACGGTCGACGAGCCGGCCATCTCGATGACCATCGGCACGAACACCTCGCCGCTGGTCGGCAAGGGCGGCAAGGGCCACAAGGTCACCGCCCGCCAGGTCAAGGACCGTCTGGACCGCGAGCTGATCGGTAACGTCTCGCTGCGCGTGCTGGACACCGAGCGTCCCGACGCCTGGGAGGTCCAGGGCCGTGGCGAGCTGGCGCTGGCGATCCTGGTCGAGACCATGCGCCGGGAGGGCTTCGAGCTCACCGTCGGCAAGCCCGAGGTCGTCACCAAGGAGATCGACGGCAAGCTGCACGAGCCGATCGAGCGCCTGACGATCGACTCCCCCGAGGAGCACCTCGGCGCGATCACGCAGCTGATGGCGACCCGCAAGGGCCGTATGGAGACCATGACCAACCACGGTTCCGGCTGGATCCGTATGGAGTGGATCGTGCCGTCGCGCGGCCTGATCGGCTTCCGTACGGAGTTCCTGACCCAGACCCGCGGTACGGGCATCGCGCACTCCCTGTTCGAGGGCCACGAGCCGTGGTTCGGCGAGCTGCGCACCCGCCACAACGGTTCGCTGGTCGCGGACCGCGCCGGTTCGGTCACGCCGTTCGCGATGATCAACCTCCAGGAGCGCGGCGTGATCTTCACGGAGCCGGGCACCGAGGTGTACGAGGGCATGATCATCGGTGAGAACTCGCGCTCCGACGACATGGACGTGAACATCACCAAGGAGAAGAAGCTCACCAACATGCGTGCGGCTTCGGCGGACACCACCGAGAACGTGGTCCCGCCGCGCAAGCTCTCCCTGGAGCAGTCGCTGGAGTTCTGCCGCGACGACGAGTGCATCGAGGTCACCCCGGAGACGGTCCGTATCCGCAAGGTCGTCCTGGACCAGAAGGAGCGCGGCCGCACCGCGTCGCGCGCCAAGCGGTAA
- a CDS encoding antibiotic biosynthesis monooxygenase family protein, which yields MAMTTKIETGREIATLINVFTVLPERQAELVALLSRATEETMKDRPGFISANIHASADGERVVNYAQWESEAHFRAMLADPTAQEHMTQAAALAEGFDPRLYAVESVHHI from the coding sequence ATGGCAATGACGACGAAGATCGAGACCGGGCGCGAGATCGCCACACTCATCAATGTGTTCACCGTGCTGCCGGAGCGGCAGGCGGAGCTGGTGGCGCTGCTGAGCCGGGCCACCGAGGAGACGATGAAGGACCGGCCGGGATTCATCTCGGCGAACATCCACGCGAGTGCGGACGGCGAACGGGTCGTCAACTATGCCCAGTGGGAGAGCGAGGCGCACTTCCGGGCGATGCTGGCCGATCCGACGGCGCAGGAGCACATGACGCAGGCCGCCGCGTTGGCGGAGGGATTCGATCCCCGGCTGTATGCGGTGGAGTCCGTACACCACATATAG
- a CDS encoding peptide ABC transporter substrate-binding protein, translating to MRRATRAKWGVCAVGVALVATACGGGAGAGRSGVVSSSWGDPQNPLEPANTNEVQGGKVLEMLFRGLKRYDPKTGAAENVIADRIETSDSQNFTVTLKTGWTFSNGEKVTAKSFVDAWNYGALLSNKQKNAAFFQYIDGFAQVHPDGGSPRAKTLSGLVVKDDRTFTVKLNQKFSSWPDTLGYSAFMPLPQAFFRDHDAWIQKPVGNGPYLVDSYEKGSVLRMRKWGKYPGDDPARNGGIDLRVYTDNNTAYTDLQAGNLDLVDDIPAAQLKHVKSDLVGRYINQPAGIIQTLTFPMYDKRWNRPGAEKVRRGISMAIDRDQITREIFQRTRTPATDWTSPVLGADGGYKPGLCGDACVFDAARAKQLVKEGGGIPGGRMTLTYNADTGSHKDWIDATCNSINKSLGDDNACVGNPVGTFADFRNKITAKRMPGPFRAGWQMDYPLIQNFLQPLYYTNASSNDGKFSNRPFDKLVNEANAATDTGQAVAKFQDAEKILAQQMPAIPLWYQNGSGGYSDRISHVSLNPFSVPVYNEIKVN from the coding sequence ATGCGCAGAGCCACGCGCGCGAAGTGGGGCGTCTGCGCCGTCGGCGTCGCTCTCGTGGCCACGGCATGCGGGGGCGGAGCGGGGGCCGGCCGTTCCGGGGTGGTCAGCTCCTCGTGGGGCGATCCGCAGAATCCGCTGGAGCCGGCGAACACCAATGAGGTCCAGGGCGGCAAGGTTCTGGAGATGCTGTTCCGGGGGCTCAAGCGCTACGACCCGAAGACGGGCGCGGCGGAGAATGTGATTGCGGACCGGATCGAGACGTCGGATTCGCAGAATTTCACGGTGACGCTGAAGACCGGCTGGACCTTCAGTAATGGCGAGAAGGTCACCGCCAAGTCTTTTGTGGATGCCTGGAATTATGGGGCGCTGCTGAGCAACAAGCAGAAGAACGCGGCGTTCTTCCAGTACATCGATGGTTTTGCGCAGGTGCACCCGGACGGCGGGAGCCCTCGGGCCAAGACGCTGTCGGGGCTGGTGGTCAAGGACGACAGGACCTTCACCGTCAAGCTCAACCAGAAGTTCTCCAGCTGGCCGGACACGCTGGGCTACTCGGCCTTCATGCCATTGCCGCAGGCGTTCTTCCGGGATCACGATGCCTGGATCCAAAAGCCCGTGGGGAACGGGCCGTATCTCGTGGATTCCTACGAGAAGGGGTCCGTGCTGCGGATGCGGAAGTGGGGGAAGTATCCGGGTGACGATCCGGCACGGAACGGCGGCATCGATCTGCGGGTCTATACGGACAACAACACCGCTTATACCGATCTCCAGGCCGGCAACCTCGATCTGGTCGACGACATTCCGGCCGCGCAGCTCAAGCATGTGAAGTCGGATCTCGTGGGCCGCTATATCAATCAGCCGGCCGGGATCATTCAGACCCTTACCTTCCCCATGTACGACAAGAGGTGGAACCGTCCGGGCGCGGAGAAGGTGCGGCGCGGTATCTCGATGGCGATCGACCGGGACCAGATCACCCGGGAGATCTTCCAGCGGACCCGGACGCCCGCCACGGACTGGACCTCGCCGGTGCTGGGGGCGGACGGGGGGTACAAGCCGGGGCTGTGCGGCGATGCCTGTGTGTTCGACGCGGCCAGGGCCAAGCAGCTGGTCAAGGAGGGCGGCGGGATTCCCGGCGGCAGGATGACCCTCACGTACAACGCCGACACGGGGTCCCACAAGGACTGGATCGACGCCACCTGCAACAGCATCAACAAGTCCCTGGGCGACGACAACGCCTGCGTCGGGAACCCGGTCGGGACCTTCGCCGACTTCCGTAACAAGATCACGGCCAAGCGGATGCCCGGGCCGTTCCGGGCCGGCTGGCAGATGGACTATCCGCTGATCCAGAACTTCCTTCAGCCGCTCTATTACACCAACGCCTCGTCCAACGACGGCAAGTTCAGCAACCGCCCTTTCGACAAGCTGGTGAACGAGGCGAATGCGGCAACGGACACCGGTCAGGCCGTCGCGAAGTTCCAGGACGCGGAGAAGATCCTCGCCCAGCAGATGCCGGCCATTCCGCTGTGGTACCAGAACGGCAGCGGCGGCTATTCGGACCGGATCAGCCATGTGTCGCTGAATCCGTTCAGCGTTCCGGTCTACAACGAAATCAAGGTCAACTGA
- a CDS encoding ABC transporter permease, with the protein MGRYVIRRLLQMIPVFIGSTFLIFFMVYALGDPVAAMFGDRAPDPATAAQIRRDLYLDEPLWKQYLHYMGQIFQGNFGTAFNGQSVTELMASAFPVTLRLTIVAIVIEMVVGIVLGVFSGLRRGRDIDTTVLVLSLVVVSIPTFVSGYLLQFVFGVQWGWAAPSVAPEAPLNELLLPGLVLALVSLAYVTRLTRTSIAENARADYVRTALAKGLPRHRVITRHLLRNSLIPVVTFIGTDIGALMGGAIVTERIFNIHGVGFQLYQGILRQNSPTVVGFVTILVLVFLLANLLVDLLYAVLDPRIRYA; encoded by the coding sequence ATGGGACGCTATGTGATCCGGCGGCTGCTCCAGATGATCCCGGTGTTCATCGGCAGTACGTTCCTGATCTTCTTCATGGTCTATGCGCTGGGCGACCCCGTGGCCGCGATGTTCGGCGACCGGGCGCCCGACCCCGCCACCGCCGCGCAGATCCGCCGCGACCTCTACCTCGATGAGCCGCTGTGGAAGCAGTATCTGCATTACATGGGGCAGATCTTCCAGGGGAATTTCGGTACCGCGTTCAACGGCCAGTCGGTCACCGAGCTGATGGCCAGTGCCTTTCCCGTCACGCTACGGCTGACGATCGTCGCCATTGTGATCGAGATGGTGGTGGGCATCGTGCTGGGCGTGTTCAGCGGGCTGCGGCGCGGCCGGGACATCGACACCACGGTGCTGGTCCTCAGCCTCGTCGTGGTGTCCATCCCGACGTTCGTCAGCGGCTATCTGCTCCAGTTCGTGTTCGGGGTGCAGTGGGGCTGGGCCGCGCCCTCCGTCGCCCCGGAGGCGCCCCTGAACGAACTCCTGCTGCCGGGGCTGGTGCTGGCGCTGGTCTCGCTCGCCTATGTGACCCGGCTGACCCGGACCTCGATCGCGGAGAACGCCCGAGCCGACTACGTCCGTACGGCCCTCGCCAAGGGCCTGCCCCGGCACCGCGTCATCACCCGCCATCTGCTGCGCAATTCGCTGATCCCGGTCGTCACCTTCATCGGTACGGACATCGGGGCCCTGATGGGCGGCGCGATCGTCACCGAGCGCATCTTCAACATCCATGGCGTCGGCTTCCAGCTCTACCAGGGCATCCTGCGGCAGAACTCGCCGACCGTCGTGGGATTCGTGACCATCCTGGTGCTGGTCTTCCTCCTGGCGAACCTCCTCGTCGACCTGCTGTACGCCGTACTCGACCCGAGGATCCGTTATGCCTGA